The following proteins are encoded in a genomic region of Candidatus Eisenbacteria bacterium:
- the hydA gene encoding dihydropyrimidinase, with the protein MGILIKNGTLVTASEQTVADVYCDGGQVVALGRDLEKRGAKDEVIDASGQYVLPGAVDPHVHLALPFMGTVSADDYEAGTACALAGGTTTVVDFVIPARGGSLLEGLREWEAKSKIAVADYTYHMSIPGWSDKTAEEMRIVVQEKGITSFKVFMAYKGAFMLDDGELWQVMKHAARLGAVVTVHAENGDAVANLQAELVAAGKTEPKYHAVSRPSAVEGEATGRALMMARLNGATAYIVHMTCRESIQALARAKAEGQHCYGETCPQYLLLDDSVYEKPNFEGSVFVMSPPIRSRREGHQDALWSHLGNGILNAVGTDFCPFTFEQKRMGLEKFTLIPNGGTGIEERLALLYTYGVCEGRISLQRMVELISTAPARIFGLYPRKGSICVGGDADLVVWDPASERTISAKTHHSGCDRNIFEGFKVKGKPSYVVAGGRVQFKDGDLRVQRGAGRFLKREIQTATPVMAGAARAPERAQAR; encoded by the coding sequence ATGGGCATCCTGATCAAGAACGGCACGCTGGTGACCGCCAGCGAGCAGACCGTGGCCGACGTGTACTGCGACGGCGGCCAGGTGGTGGCCCTGGGACGGGACCTCGAAAAGCGCGGCGCGAAAGACGAGGTGATTGACGCCTCGGGCCAGTACGTCCTTCCCGGCGCGGTGGACCCACACGTGCACCTGGCACTGCCCTTCATGGGCACGGTCTCCGCGGACGATTACGAGGCCGGCACCGCCTGCGCCCTGGCCGGCGGCACCACCACGGTGGTGGACTTCGTGATCCCGGCGCGCGGCGGCTCGCTGCTCGAAGGGCTCCGGGAGTGGGAGGCCAAGTCGAAGATCGCCGTGGCCGACTACACCTACCACATGTCCATCCCCGGCTGGAGCGACAAGACCGCCGAGGAGATGCGCATCGTGGTGCAGGAGAAGGGCATCACCTCGTTCAAGGTGTTCATGGCCTACAAGGGCGCCTTCATGCTCGACGACGGCGAGCTGTGGCAGGTGATGAAGCACGCGGCCAGGCTGGGCGCGGTGGTCACGGTGCACGCCGAGAACGGCGACGCGGTGGCGAATCTCCAGGCGGAACTGGTGGCTGCGGGCAAGACCGAACCGAAGTACCACGCGGTGTCCCGGCCCAGCGCGGTGGAGGGCGAAGCCACCGGCCGCGCCCTGATGATGGCGCGCCTCAACGGCGCCACCGCCTACATCGTTCACATGACCTGCCGGGAGTCCATCCAGGCGCTGGCGCGGGCCAAGGCCGAAGGCCAGCACTGCTACGGCGAGACCTGCCCGCAGTACCTGCTGCTCGACGACTCGGTGTACGAGAAGCCGAACTTCGAGGGGTCGGTGTTCGTGATGTCCCCTCCCATCCGGTCCCGCCGGGAGGGCCACCAGGACGCGCTGTGGTCGCACCTGGGCAACGGCATCCTGAACGCCGTGGGCACCGACTTCTGCCCGTTCACATTCGAGCAGAAGCGCATGGGCCTCGAGAAGTTCACCCTGATCCCCAACGGTGGCACCGGGATCGAGGAGCGCCTGGCCCTGCTTTACACCTACGGCGTGTGCGAGGGGCGCATCTCGCTCCAGCGCATGGTGGAGCTGATCAGCACCGCGCCCGCCCGCATCTTCGGGCTGTACCCGCGCAAGGGCTCGATCTGCGTGGGCGGCGACGCCGACCTGGTGGTGTGGGACCCGGCCAGCGAGCGCACCATTTCCGCGAAGACCCACCACTCCGGGTGCGACCGCAACATCTTCGAGGGATTCAAGGTGAAGGGAAAGCCGTCCTATGTCGTGGCCGGCGGCCGGGTGCAGTTCAAGGACGGTGACCTCCGCGTGCAGCGCGGCGCGGGGCGGTTCCTGAAGCGCGAGATCCAGACGGCGACCCCGGTCATGGCCGGGGCCGCGAGGGCGCCCGAGCGGGCGCAGGCACGATAA
- a CDS encoding aspartate aminotransferase family protein, with amino-acid sequence MNPRSTSDLDAGLGAADVRSKHKEYLLPAVANYYQEPVVLSEGKGMRVRDLDGREYLDFFGGILTVSVGHAHPGVNAAIKAQVDRLGHVSTLYPTLPIVQLAEKLAAITPGDLKKCFFTASGTEADETAVMLAQVFTGRSEIIALRHGYSGRSVLAQSLTGHAPWRAMPTQVPGIKHALSPYCYRCPLGLTYPTCKVQCARDVEELIRTTTTGQVAALLAEPIQGVGGFVTPPREYFEIVVGIVRKYGGVFICDEVQTGLGRTGGKWWGIEHWGVQPEIMTMAKGIANGMPLSATICTPAIADSFKALTISTFGGNPVSAAAGLATIEAIEKERLRENAEKTGALLRAGLEKLKGKYPRILGDVRGMGLMQGVEFVKDETAHDRTPNPQALTGLFEETRKRGLLIGKGGLNGNVARISPPLVASENDVNEALGILDKSLAGMGAA; translated from the coding sequence ATGAACCCAAGATCCACGTCCGACCTGGATGCCGGGCTCGGCGCCGCCGACGTCCGCAGCAAGCACAAGGAGTACCTGCTTCCCGCGGTGGCGAACTATTACCAGGAGCCCGTGGTGCTGTCCGAGGGCAAGGGCATGCGCGTTCGGGACCTGGACGGGCGCGAGTACCTGGATTTCTTCGGCGGCATTCTCACGGTCTCCGTGGGTCACGCCCACCCGGGCGTGAACGCGGCCATCAAGGCGCAGGTGGACCGCCTGGGGCACGTCTCCACGCTCTACCCCACGCTGCCCATCGTGCAGCTGGCCGAGAAGCTGGCCGCCATCACGCCGGGCGACCTCAAGAAGTGCTTCTTCACCGCCAGCGGCACCGAGGCCGACGAGACCGCGGTGATGCTGGCGCAGGTCTTCACCGGCCGCAGCGAGATCATCGCGCTGCGCCACGGATACTCCGGCCGCTCGGTGCTGGCCCAGTCGCTCACCGGGCACGCCCCGTGGCGCGCCATGCCCACGCAGGTGCCGGGGATCAAGCACGCGCTCTCCCCCTACTGCTATCGCTGCCCGCTGGGCCTCACCTACCCCACGTGCAAGGTGCAGTGCGCCCGGGATGTCGAGGAGCTGATCCGCACCACCACCACGGGCCAGGTGGCCGCACTCCTGGCCGAACCGATCCAGGGCGTCGGCGGCTTCGTCACCCCACCGCGGGAGTACTTCGAGATCGTGGTCGGGATCGTGCGCAAGTACGGCGGCGTGTTCATCTGTGACGAGGTGCAGACCGGCCTCGGGCGCACCGGTGGCAAGTGGTGGGGGATCGAGCACTGGGGCGTGCAGCCCGAGATCATGACCATGGCCAAGGGCATCGCCAACGGCATGCCGCTCTCGGCCACCATCTGCACCCCGGCCATCGCCGACTCGTTCAAGGCGCTCACCATCTCCACCTTCGGGGGCAACCCCGTCTCGGCCGCCGCCGGCTTGGCCACCATCGAGGCCATCGAGAAGGAACGGCTGCGGGAGAACGCGGAGAAGACCGGCGCGCTGCTGCGCGCGGGCCTGGAGAAGCTGAAAGGCAAGTACCCCCGCATCCTGGGTGACGTGCGCGGCATGGGCCTGATGCAGGGGGTGGAGTTCGTGAAGGACGAGACCGCACACGACCGCACGCCCAACCCCCAGGCCCTCACGGGACTGTTCGAGGAGACCAGGAAGCGCGGGCTGCTCATCGGCAAGGGCGGCCTGAACGGCAACGTGGCGCGCATCTCCCCGCCCCTGGTGGCCAGCGAGAACGACGTCAACGAGGCCCTGGGAATCCTCGACAAGAGCCTTGCGGGTATGGGGGCCGCGTAG